One genomic window of Branchiostoma floridae strain S238N-H82 chromosome 4, Bfl_VNyyK, whole genome shotgun sequence includes the following:
- the LOC118412963 gene encoding gamma-aminobutyric acid receptor subunit beta-3-like: MENLLQRRGYDRFLRPNFGREPVHVNLSLTVASIDLISEVNMDYTITIFLRQYWQDGRMSFEGTNLTTLSLDGRLAENLWLPDTFISNSKESFLHKVTVDNRLIQLYPNGTILYGIRITTKAECYMDLKKYPMDSQNCSLEFESYGYRTDDIIFHWKAGNSSVHGLDTLKLQQFIVGGYYAHDGLLRDHESGVYSRIKLSFILHRQAFYFIFQTYIPSILLVVLSWVSFWINPEAVPARVALGITTVLTMTTLMSGAQAQMPKISYIKAIDVYLVMCFLFTFFALVEYAAVNFVSSKMALKRKKQENKDVEKLECDCEECNTSQQGISLKRLSSTRCRLDRGTSFQNNLVSSTSFCSASTSFDRNCSAKTFQVDIDETSPLNGPRGESNATSPSNETKPSNSREILEASDDYVTSSEENRPTRIQRCLSRGLSYRMPRLKDAIIIDQYARFGFPFTFAALNIVYFTYYSY, translated from the exons GACTACACGATCACCATCTTCCTGCGGCAGTACTGGCAGGACGGCCGGATGTCGTTCGAGGGGACGAACCTGACGACGCTGAGTCTGGACGGGCGGCTGGCGGAGAACCTGTGGCTGCCCGACACCTTCATCTCCAACAGCAAGGAGTCGTTCCTGCACAAGGTCACGGTGGACAACAGGCTCATCCAGCTCTACCCCAACGGCACCATACTCTACGGCATCAG AATAACCACCAAGGCGGAGTGTTACATGGACCTGAAGAAGTATCCAATGGACTCGCAGAACTGTTCGCTGGAATTTGAAAGTT ACGGTTACAGGACAGACGACATCATTTTCCACTGGAAGGCGGGAAACAGCTCCGTGCACGGGCTGGACACGCTGAAGCTGCAGCAGTTCATAGTCGGGGGTTATTACGCACATGACGGGCTGCTCAGGGACCACGAGTCAG GAGTGTATTCCCGAATCAAGCTGAGCTTTATCCTGCACCGCCAGGCGTTCTACTTCATCTTCCAGACGTACATCCCGTCCATCCTGCTGGTGGTGCTGTCATGGGTCTCCTTCTGGATCAACCCGGAGGCGGTTCCTGCCAGAGTGGCGCTCG gcatcACCACCGTGCTGACGATGACCACCCTGATGAGCGGCGCGCAGGCGCAGATGCCTAAGATCTCGTACATCAAG GCCATCGACGTGTACCTGGTGATGTGTTTCCTCTTCACGTTCTTCGCGCTGGTGGAGTACGCAGCCGTCAACTTCGTGTCCTCCAAGATGGCGCTCAAGCGGAAGAAGCAGGAGAACAAAGACGTGGAGAAGCTCGAGTGCGACTGCGAGGAGTGTAAC ACCTCTCAACAAGGAATCAGCCTGAAGAGACTGTCGTCTACCCGCTGCAGATTGGACCGGGGCACCTCCTTCCAGAACAACCTCGTGTCGTCCACGTCATTCTGCAGCGCCTCCACGTCCTTCGATAGGAACTGCAGCGCCAAGACCTTCCAGGTGGACATCGACGAGACCTCCCCACTCAACGGGCCCAGAGGAGAATCCAACGCCACGTCTCCTAGCAACGAGACGAAGCCcagcaactctcgcgagattcTGGAGGCAAGCGACGACTACGTCACCTCGAGCGAGGAGAACCGACCAACCAGAATCCAGAGGTGCCTGTCACGTGGTCTGAGCTACAGGATGCCCAGGCTGAAAGATGCCATCATCATCGACCAGTACGCTCGGTTCGGCTTTCCTTTCACCTTTGCCGCGCTGAACATTGTGTACTTCACATACTACTCGTACTAA